The following DNA comes from Oncorhynchus clarkii lewisi isolate Uvic-CL-2024 chromosome 22, UVic_Ocla_1.0, whole genome shotgun sequence.
ATgtgttatttttgtttgagtgtttcttgtaaataaatatcatgaacactttccacgctgcgctttggtccactcttccttccacCGACGACGAGCGTTACAATGCAATTACCTACCGTGCATTcccgaaagtattcacacacctttgaGATATCGTgcccactgatctacacacaataacccacaatATCAGTCTGATTTATAAATTCCtgattaaaaaataaacaaattaagatgaaatgtcttgagtcaaataagtattcaagccctttgttatggaaaggctaaatacgttcaggagtaaaactgtGCTTAAAGGAGatacataataaattgcatggaatGCAATAAAAGTAGGCTGACATTTTGTTTTTAAAGAATACCCCTCAGCCGAGTCTTAAATTtcgaacacagattcaaccacaaagacgagGGCGAAATATATCTTTGAGCTTGAGGAAGTTATTAATTTCACTgcggatggtgtatcaatacatccagtcactacaaagatacaggcatccttcctcagttgccggagaggaaggaaaccgctcagggatttcaccatgaggccaatggtgattttaaaacagttacagagtttaatggctgtggtaggagaatactgaggatggatcaacaacattgtagttactccacaatactaatctaaatgacagaatgaaaagaaggaagtctgtacagaataaaaaatattccgaaacatgcatcctgcttgcaacaagacactaaagtaatacaacaaatgtgtcaaagaaattaactttttgtcctgaataattTTTGttatggggaggcaggtagcctagtggttagagtgttggactagtaactgaaaagttgcaagatcaaatcccccgagctgacaaggtaaaaaatccattgttttgcccctgaacaaggcagttcacccactgttcttaggccgtaattgaaaaataagaatttgttcttgactgacttgcctagctaaataaaggtgaaatatatatatttttaaatgtttggGGCAAACACAACCCATCACTGAGTAACCctattcatattttcaagcatagtggtggctgcgtcatgttatgggtatgcttgtcattggcaagtaatagggagttttttaggataaaaaaaaacggaatagaactaagcacaggcaatatcctagaggaaaacctggttcattctgctttccaccagacactgggagacaaatttacctttcagcaggacaataacctaaaacacaaggcaaaatatatactggagtttcttaccatgaagagttaaaaaaaaaataatgtgcaaatattgctCAATCCAGGTGCGGAAAGCTCTAAGaggcttacccagaaacactaacagctttaatcactgccaaaaaGCATTCTGTATTGACTCAAGGGGTTAAATACtaatctaatcaagatatattagtgtttatttttcatttaatcttttaaaaaatgtagtaTTTTTCTTCCACTGAAAGAAAAAAGACAATTACATTCATTTGAATTCcaatttgtaacacaacaaaatgtggaaaaagtcaaggggtgtgaatactttctgacgaCACTGTATAATATACTATGGCCAGTTTAATTATCataaccatattttacagtatagAATAGCTGGGTAAAAATATTGGCATCAAGATAAAGTTGCATAAATTGCACAATGGTCTTATTTGCTCAAATTGATGCTTGAGGAGTTATgaacaaattaaataaatacatttaactattattagtattatGCTGTGTAGTTAGTTATACATCATGTTTTGCTTTCTTTGCCTGTAGTTTGTGACTGGTTCCACTTGTTTCTCGGACAATGACCTTGTCAACTTCACTTATATCAGAGCGCCAGAGAGTCACTTGTTTTGTCCCATCTATCATCGCCTGGCTGCCTAAAGAGGCTCGCGCTGCTGTTAGTCCATATTGGACTAATTGAAATGTTACTGATCATAACCGTTAAAAACAATTTTGCAAGCTTCGTTTATTAACGTTAAAGAATAAATGCTCACGCCGTCAGCTGTTGGGGTCGTCGGGTTGAAATGATAAGCGCTATTGCTCCAACCGCTATTGCTCCAAATGGGCATGGgcggagacagtgtgtgtgtgtgtgtgtgtgtgtgtgtgtgtgtgtgtgtgtgtgtgtgtgtgtgtgtgtgtgtgtgtgtgtgtgtgtgtgtgtgtgtgtgtgtgtgtgtgtgtgtgtgtgtgtgtgctgtgctgtgcgcGCAACGACATGAAACTCACAGTTAACATATTGCAGCACAAAGCTTAATCATTATTCGTTGGTTATTTCCAAGAGCCTGATCGAGTTAGTAATGTCGCTTTCAATTTCACAACAGGAAACAAAAATATTACCGAAGTATACTGTACAATTACGATCATGTTTATTATGATATTTTCTGAGGAATTATTTCGTTTGGAAAAACAaactaaaaaaaataaataacctcAAATGTAAGCTCATCAAGACGGGAAGCTTGTCATCATAAATAGGCTATTCATAATGACAAGTTAATTGATTTACAGTTTAAATTTAATGTATAGTTTTTGAATACAGCATTACAAAACTCTTCTGCTGTAGAATTCGAAAATAGAGAAAACAGCTCGTTCTTTTCCCACCGAAAAgtcaaacaacaaaaaaagtgtaatcaatttcatatttttttttgcaaTGATTGTTATATAATGTCGATGTTACTAAAATAAGATAATGTATTTATATCGTTTAGTGGTGGTCAATACGATTTACTTAGCCTATTTCTTCCTTATCGTTGCTGAAAAATCGACATGCCTAAACAACGTATTTCCCTCACAAAAATGTCATATGCCGAGTGTGTCTAATTCATTCATTTAACGAAGTTCGAATTTCTTTGTAATGACATCAGATTTGAAGACCCCTAACTCCTCCaagcctcctcccctctctccgttCGCAAGATGCCAATTGGCGAATGGATGACAGACAGTCGGAAAAGCCATGGCATTGTCCCGGTGATTTGCCCCCGGATCGTTAAGTCCGCTATAAAACCCTGTCGTCATGCCCGTGCGTGCCAAATGGGCTGTCAGTTGTGATTGGGAGTAACAAGTGGATTGAACAGCGACACTTTCTCTGCACCGAGCTGCGCTCtgcatctcgctctctctctcggtagGTTTATTGTCTGCTTTTCGGGATAATATTGATGTCATTTAGGCAGTTGTGATATTTTTTTTGACACAAAATATAGCCTCATCTGAgaatctttttatttattttttaacttcaTGTGTAGAATAACTTTCAAGAACCTTCTCGTGTCCTTTCGTGGATGTTTTTGTTTACCTTCTCCTGTTTAATCCATTGCACATTGAATTGGTTGTCCCGTGTAGCATCTTCTTATAATCTAGTGACGCGTTTTTACATTTTAATCCTAGTGGTAGTGGAAAATAATCTGATGCTAAATGGTTCGTTTACTTTTCTTTCCGTAGACTATTGCGCTGTCCGAATAAATCTGAGGATCATCATGGACTCCGGTACCAGCCGAGTGTCTAGCCGACCTTCCTCTCCCGATGTGCACGATATGTTCCTGCATGCGATGAAGAAACACATGGTGGGTTTCTCCGGTACTGTCTCGTCCACACAGAGCGACTCTCCACCGGAGATACCCGCGGACATGCGGAGCCTGTCGGATGACGATGATGACATTACCCTGAAAATGCTGTCAAAGAAGGACCGTAAACTGCTCTCGGAGAACGAGCTGCAGGGGATGCGGCTGAAAATCAACAGCCGGGAGCGGAAGAGGATGCACGACCTCAACATCGCCATGGACGGTCTCCGGGAGGTCATGCCTTACGCGCACGGGCCCTCGGTGCGCAAACTCTCCAAAATCGCTACTCTCCTTCTGGCGAGAAACTACATCCTGATGCTGAGCAACTCgctggaggagatgaagaggcTTGTCAGTGAGTTCTACGGCAGCGGCCACCACAGCAGCTTCCACCCCTCCGCATGTGGTACCATGGCGCACACTGGGCCCCTGCCTGGTCATCCGGCGGTTTCCCACGCCTCCCACCCGGTGCACCATCCACTTCTTCCCCCGGCAGTCTCCACGGttgcctctctctctacaacgGGTCTCACCTCGATCAGACCCCACCATGGACTCCTGAAGGCGCCCTCGGCCGTCCCGGGCCCCCTGGGTAGCAGTTTCCATCACTGGGGCGCGGGAATGCCCTGTCCATGCAGCATGTGCCAGGTGCCACCACATGTTTCCGGCATGAGCGCTGTCACAATGTCCAGGCTGACGAGTGACTCCAAATGACTTGAACTCTTATCATaaaacgagagagggagaaaagggaaatTAACTTTGGGTTGAAGACGTCACAGTGTATATCAGTCCAACacgttttttgttttttatttatctgtTGCTGAAATAAATGTTGGATTGAGCCAGCAGAAATGCATTGCTTTAGAAAATGGGAGGAGCGCTACTTACATACCATGTTGTAGCATGATTTAGATACATGTATAAAGGGTGCTTTTCATATTCAGTAAAGCCCGTCACTGTATGCAAACCTATCTCACATGGTGTCTGACGGGAATACACATTATGCGAAGGGCATTACTGATGGCTTTTAATGTCATGTTCTCGATCATTATTTAACTTTAGACTAGCGCATTCCCGAGACAGAATAAACGAAAGTACACTATGTAGGTAAAGCATACGGTATGAGAACACAATGGTAATGTAGATTGTAAATTTGTAGATTCGGATTTCTGTTTGTACGATAGTTTTTATATCAGGCCCTTGGTTAATGTTTGGATTTACACTTTTAGCTTGTGTCTGCTTTCAGCCATGTAGCGCTGGTACCATGTTGCTCCTGCTTCTTCCTCCTGTACCATGTTGCTCCTGTTTCTTCCTCCTGTACCATGTTGCTCCTGCTTCTTCCTCCTGTACCATGTTGCTCCTGTTTCTTCCTCCTGTACCATGTTGCTCCTGTTTCTTCCTCCTGTACCATGTTGCTCCTGTTTCTTCCTCTGCCACTTGTACAATATGTCCTTTCAGTATTTTCTCTCCAACGTCACTGCCGATCCTATAGATGGCTGTTTTCTCATGTATGTTTCCTCTTtccatgttttgttgttgttgccaagCATACCCGTCACAACGCACGCAAAGAATGATCACTTccttatttttttataaaaaaagtGCTAAATTATATTTATTGACTTATTTTGGATGGGATTTCAAATGAATCAATGACGATGATTATGTTGGGATTTTTAcatgttaaataaaataagttTAATTGACATCGTTCTTTCTCACTGATGTTCCACAGAAATGGTATGAAAAACATACACCGGGCCAAATTACCCCAATATTATCCATTACTACAAATGTAGATATTATCTAAACATCGAATAGGTGACGTAAGCAATAGCTCAACAGTTTGTTCTCCCCGGAAATGTGTATGGAATTTATAGATACAGTCAGACATACGTTTATGTCAAAACTGTgcgtaaaatatatatatatatttttttaaaccttcaaCATTTTATAAAAAACCTAAAGGCTACTTTCAAACAATAGCCAGATGCCTTTTAGAAAATGATTTAGCATACAAAACAAATTAGAGCCACAATACACTAATAAACATAGGCAATACTtttgaaacatgttttttttttaggggagggggggagggggggttcagAA
Coding sequences within:
- the LOC139380348 gene encoding oligodendrocyte transcription factor 2-like, which codes for MDSGTSRVSSRPSSPDVHDMFLHAMKKHMVGFSGTVSSTQSDSPPEIPADMRSLSDDDDDITLKMLSKKDRKLLSENELQGMRLKINSRERKRMHDLNIAMDGLREVMPYAHGPSVRKLSKIATLLLARNYILMLSNSLEEMKRLVSEFYGSGHHSSFHPSACGTMAHTGPLPGHPAVSHASHPVHHPLLPPAVSTVASLSTTGLTSIRPHHGLLKAPSAVPGPLGSSFHHWGAGMPCPCSMCQVPPHVSGMSAVTMSRLTSDSK